The genomic segment ATATCAGCACACTTTTCCAGCTACTTTCCATTGCCATAGAAACAATTAGCTGCAAGTATCCGGGGAAAGAAATTATTGTAGAAGAAAAGCAGACTATTTTTGGTTAGTACCACATCCATGTATAAAATGAACCATCAATACCAACACTTCAATGACAAATGCCAGGACTATGAATTAAACAgtcgtgaaaaaaaaaatctgaagaaGAGTGAAACATACATTTGCAAAGTAGTAGAAACAAAACCCCGGTTTCTCTACCATCAGAAGACAGTACACCGAAGATTGTGAACATAGCTATAAGGAAACACACATCCCTTTAGTTCATTACATGACGGATCATAAATATAGAACCAAAATCACCGGATTGGTTCTAGAAGAGGATTGTAGGGTAAAACTCAAGCAAACAAACCAATCTCATAATTCAGTCAGGTTCACTGCCACAAGCTATAAACATTTCGCTCAAATGTAGAGGGCATCAAACTCTCCACTGCGAAATTTGGAGACATGCGTTTAGCTGGCACGGCTCTTGATGACATCAAGACCCATTTCAGTTGGATCAGTTGCCTGCAATTCTACCTGAATGCCATCTAGCTCTCTCTTGAACCTGTCCTTGGAACTAGCATAAATCATCTTGCTTCTCACCCGTGATGTGTCAGGAGACCTTTGTAAACCACAGAGAAAATGATGAGCAAAACTTACAAGTGAagtcccaaaaataataaacgGTTATGTGATAGCATGAGCGTGCGCATATAAACGATGTTCAATGTCATTACCATGCAATGAAGAAAATTCTGCTCTTCTGGACATTCTCTTCagtcacaaaatcaaaatcataaacaGCATAGCGACACTCATCAGCAGGGAGGCTTGCAGTAAAATCTTCATAGCTTTGGGCAGGCTCGCCAAGCTTTTCCACAATAACCTGCTTCTGCTTTTCCTCAATCTTATAAACTATGAAGCGGTAAGTTCTTTTCGCCTTCAGCTCCAAGAACTTCAGCTTGCAGTCATCATGCACAGCCATACCAGATGCTGCGTTGGCCTGCACACGCATAGAGTTAAATAACACGCGGTGAGgcagaaaagcaaagaaaacaaaaggcactCGGGCAACAGCTTCCTCAAGGTTCCTAACAGCAGAGACCCTCCCTCTATTATTATTTCCTCAATTCCTTCTTATTGACGAGATAAGCCTTGGTAGAGGAGATATCACATAAGCAGGTGCAGCTTATAAACCATGGATCACATATCCGAACAAATAACATTCGAATTCATGACATTAGTCCATCAAAGCTTCAAAAACTCGAACAATTCAGGATTATAAAGAGCCCACgttgaagaattttttaatttttttttttggagttttgGTCTATTAGATCACATTTCAAGATTATTTGGTGATCAACTGAACCGTAAATCCTGACAtctagcaaataaaaaaagaatcagagATTATACAGGTAACCTAAAATAACTTACAAAACAAGATGACTAGATCGGACAAAAAGCCGCTCTATCTATAAATTCAAAGAAACACAGCACTGAGTTTAACTACTGTTCGGATAGGACCATTATAAATACACGAAATGGAGCATCGGAGACATGAATGATTAAGATTAACAGTATCAACTAGTGGCGTAAGATCTAGCGGATTGGTGATGCAAGCACAGGGACAAAAGGCGAAGCCGTTTAAATCTGCCGCTGCCGTCAAATTAGAGATCAAGTCTCAGATCTAGAGCATCAACGGTCATCTCAGTCGTCACTTAAAAACAGATAGCAGTACTAGAGATCGAAACAAGTAAAGGGCTACTCACCATGATTGTCCTTCTTCTTATAGGGATCGGTCGAGGCAAGAACAACAAAGGCAAGACAAGGGTAGAACAAGATTTTATAGAGACAGAGAGATTGTTGGGTCTTGCTCTCTTCTATTCAACGCAGGCTTTTACTTTTTGAGAGAAAATGGAGGACTGCTGCTCCTCTATGTTTtgcgtctctctctctctctatactcttttttctctctcggtTGATGAAATCAGAATTTTAAGTTgggtaaattataatttagttctTGTATTCTCAAGACATAAATAATTTAGTtgctgaatttttaaaaaataaataactaatcCCTATATATTCTTTTTCTGATATGAACCAATCCCTATATGTATTTTCATTCAGAAATGTTTAGTAACTTGGTTTTGTTGATTATTTCTCATTATGAATGCAGACTACGCACtagaaagttttaaaaatgtattttttaaaaaaatttaatttttttagttttaaattaatataattttatattattttgatgcgctgatatcaaaaataatttgtaaaaaataaaaaaatattattttaatatatttttaaataaaaaacactttaaaaaacaactgcaacCACGTCCCAAACAAACTCGTGCTATTcagttttaattgaaaaactagtTTTAGTCGGTGTTTTTTGTCTTGaattaaattttggattttttactaATCTAaaacatttttagttttttttatttggtttaattgCTCAAAACATGTGTTTTACACaactaattatttgtttttttttatcttgaattaaattttgaatttttttacttatctaAAATAGTTTTAGTTCGGTTCAATTGCCCAAAATTGTGGGTCATTTCAATAGAAACCAAAACATATATGCTGATATGTTTttgtatataataatataatattaatagaaaTATACATGTGCATAGCTGACCCAAGAAGCCCTGCAAAACTTAAATAAGCCAATTAAATCGTGCATATTTCCCATGCTTCTCTACATTACGCTTTTTTGTTTTAGAGGATTAATTCCAcgctcatcaacaaattaaCACGTGTATATTCATCATCTCAACCACCAACCTACACCAATCATCATCATTCAAGTAACCTATGGTTATCACTTTAAGAGCATCTCCAATACAAaaggacaaattaaaaaattaaattaataaaataactttttaaatagtataaatataggttttttaattatatacattCCAATAGtaaaaagctatttaaaaaaaccatttatattttaatatatttcatgttaaattcgtttttatataattatgtaaCTAATttaggtattttatatataatataattatgatgttattaattatataataaatatgagtaatttataaaaataatataaaatttaatgaaataatatgaaatttaaaagatataatttaaaattaaacttaaaatttatttatatgaatatttttaattttcagttttatatgttactgttaaaaatttaattttttaaaagtaaattcaaattcaaactttgaaaaaaccatcaatattttaaaatttaattttcaatttttttaaaaaaattcatgctttgaaaaaatgaccgccaccattataaattttaaaatttcaaaattttgaaaaaattaccgccaccattttaaattttaaaatttcaaattttgaaaaaatgaccGCCAACAttctaatatttcaaaattttaaaaaataatccatctataaatattctcatataccttaacattttttctcatcattcCATTGTTTTCTCtccaatcaaaaatatatttcattaaaattcatcatgaatcattctaattttaatttttatgatgcttttgattttgatgatgacactcttgtgtttgcttttcaagttgctgctgctgtggtTGCTGAAGAAGAATCGAATAATCAAGGGCGGAGAACAGGGTATCGTGGCTCTATTATTGGCCACAATATTGTCAATCGTAATAGAAAGGAAGGTGAGTTGAggttatataatgattattttgctgaaaatcctaaattcactgaaactcaatttcaaagAAGATTTAGGATGAGTCGTCGTCTTTTTCTTCGGATTGCAAATGCAGTGGAAGCTCATAATCCATATTTCAAACAAAGGACATATGCTCTCGATATTCTTGGTTTATCTTGTCTTCAAAAGGTAACTGCAGCTCACAGAATACTTGCATATAGTATTCCTGCAGATCTTATTGATGAATATCTTCAAATTGAAGAAAGCACTGCGATAGAAAGTCTTAGAGCTTTCGTCAAAGCAATCGTAGAGGTTTTTGGTGATTGGTATCTAAGGGCACCAAACAAGGCCGATGTTTGTTGATTATTATCAATTGAAGAGCAGTGTGGATTTCCAGGGATGTTAGGGAGCATTGATTGTATGCATTGGAAATGAGAGAAATGCCCGATTGCATAGCATGGGATGTATACTGGTCATTGTCGTGAACCAACTATAATTCTAGAGGCGGTGGCTTCACAAGATCTTTGGATATGACATGCCTTTTTTGGAATGCCTGgatcattaaatgatattaatgttcTTGATCGCTCACCTATTTTCGCTGCACTTGCTGAAGGTCGTACTGCTCCTgtcaattatacaattaatggGCATGAATATACAATGGGATACTATTTAGCAAATGGGATTTATCCTAATTGGTCAACTTTTGTTAAGACAATCCCAAAGCCATTAGgagcaaagagaaaatattttgcaagtaaGCAAGAGTCTGCAAGAAAGGATGTAGAGCGGGCATTTGGAGTGCTCCAATCTCGTTTTGCAATTGTACGTGGACCTGTTCGATACTGGGATGAAGAAACGCTTGCAAATATTATGAAAGCTTGCATAATAATgcataatataattattgaagATGAAAGAGCAATGAACCTTGGATATGACCATGAACGTGAAGTCAATTCCTTTATATAAGTGTCACATGGTGAAATACCAGAActacatgattttcttcaaactcATAATCGAATCAGGGATAGAGCAACTAGCTCTCAACTACAAGAAGATTTGGTTGAACATTTATGGGAACAATAAGGTAACGAGTAGAATAATTAGCTTTGAACTTcttatgtcatcataattttcaagttttttatgtttttttttcattatggttgttgtcttttaagttaattaatcctaCTTATTGTTGTTAAGTGTTAGAAGAACTTCAAAAAAGTATTATGAATTAATACCACttttataacaatatatttaaaataaccaataaatttctaaatatttaattaaaaatacattacattaaacaataaataaatctagttaattaaaaatacattacattaaacaataaataaatctagttaattaaaaatacattacatcaaacaataaataaatctagttaattaataattaaaacccctcttttgcataatttctaactttctattttgaaaatacgCTGCAGAAATTGGatccaaattagaaatattcattttcataatttgttcttctttctcaatCCTGTCCAATTCTTGTTTCTCTTGACTTTGTTGAATCATCATAGCTTGTTGctctaacataatttttctgTCTTGTTTCTTTTGATCCTCAATTTCAACTAGAGTATCCCTGAATTGTTGTAAGATATTTGTTACAGTTGTCTCCCCAACtttatcttttccttgtttACGTTTATGTCGTTCCTTTGCAGCCTTCTGACCAATTGGTCTATCTTGATAAATCAACGGTTCACTGTCTTCTCCTAAACTAACAGAATCAGGGGTAGATGGAGCTGATGAAGTCGAACTTGCATTGACatgacttttttgtttcttgtttgaccTTTGATGTTGACTTGCACGCTCAAATTGCCATTTGGGTTCTTTTCTTAGGATAACCCAACAATGTTCTAGTTGAAATCGTTTGCCAACGCAAGAAGCATACATTTATCGAGCATCATTAATCTGGTaagtaaaaaattagagaaattaaataatgttaaaatatatgttaaacaatttaacatgaaaacaaatattaaaattaccctTGATTCTTCAGTCATTCCACTTTGCTGACGATTTTCAATTTGAGTAACAAATCCAACAAATTTACCGActtatctatttatttcttgccATTTATGTGAGATGCTTATTTGGGAACGATTATTCAAGTTTCCTCCATTCTCTACAAAGTAAGCATGCACTCGAGCCCAGAactattttgtttgttgttcaacTCCTGTAATTGGATCTTTGCTTGTATTTAGCCATACAGAGACAAGTAAACAATCTTCCTCTAGTGAGAAGTTTTTACTTCTTTGTGACTTTTTTGTTGTATGGACATTTAAATTCGAATATGTTAAGTcatcaattaattgattagaatCACTCGGTTGAGAGAGAATATCTTCTGACTCACTCATAAGAAAGTTGGTGAAAGAGCTTGGAAAATTTAAATCtatctacattaaaaaaacctcaagcTAAAACTTTGTAGGAGAGTGTAAAAGAAGCGCACATTCAATATCTagtaattttttagtttacatACATGTGAATTAATAACAAGCATTGCATTCTACTTGTTCTAACATTACAATTTGACTATTTTTTGGAACTAAGAGAGGATTGATATACTGgtttaattgtattttcaacaagacaaaatataattaacctcaaattaaaacagacaatcaaaaataaattttaaatatgtcactttatatttttatcaatattagcTACCATTATTACTTCCTCTTAATTTTGTCaaagataacaacataaataaaagattGTTTTCCTTAAcccatatcaaaaacataaaattacaaagaaataaaaatcatcacaaatatcaaattaacaacaaaaaatctacaaaatcaagagatattaaagagaaaatataaaaagcttttaaataaacatacctttttaattttagctaATTAACATAACcgatattattaattaaccagagaataatttattcttgtttttctaaatttgagagAAGAGTGAGGCACAATAcaagatttaaaacaaaaacaagtttctttccttgcttttaaagaaaaataaactactGTTGACCAACGGCTATTTTTATAGCCGTTGGCAATGTTAATCTCTTTTTGGCTATTTCTACAGGAAACTGTAGAAATAGCTCTTCCCAATTTAAACAGCTATTTTGGCTTCTCGGTTGCCTACTGCATTGGAATAACAAATTAAAGGAACAAAAGCTAAAAGGacacttttttaattttgcctcCTCATTTGCCTCTCCGGTTAGAGATGCTCTAATGTATGTTTGAGCGTTGTATAATAACTTTTgtgattatgatttaaaaataaatttaataaaatataatttttaataagatttatgTAAAActatgatatattttaattaataaaatacttttaaaatcatcATCGAGACAAGATATAGTGTCAATCACActactaaataaaatttaaatattaatatacataaaaaaaaatcgcatcccaatttttttatcttgatattgagttagatttttatttagtctttcactttttctttttctttttctttttcttttttaattggtttctatacaaattaaattttcattatggTTTATGGATCCATCATGTgacttttatgttattttataacaaCTTGGAACTTTAAAATGAGTTTGATGGAtcagtatattttattttatttttatctgaaTCTATTTTTAAAGGAATTAAAAGTAGGATAATAAGTCAATATTCTCATGGCTGATCAAAAATTGAACAATAAGCTCAAGTACAAGTGGCTTTGACAATCTTATCAGACTCTACATTGGATCTTGAGATTTTAACGAGTTAAAAAGATATTCTTTCTTGACACGTGAGAGATGTTTCAATACTATCGTGAAAAGATGATGTTTTAATTATTCCCTTCACCAAATCATAAGGAACATTGGTTATAGAAACTTGTTGGATTCTTAAATGAATAAGATTCTCAATCTCTATTATCaactgcatatttatttttaaaatctctctaaaaaatatcattgtttttttccagatatttatttaagtattgAAGAGTTTATAAATTAACCAATATGGATCTCTTTGCATGTATTAGCATTAATTACCAGCTTTCTTGATTAGAAAGAATAAATCATATTGTTAGaaccaaaacattaattaattatccaacatataaactttattattaaacTACTTTGATCATTTGGATATCATtgtagtattttattattattattatttaaatgataaaaattaacaataatcaTAGCATTCATACAAAAAGGTtgcattctatttttttcaaaaaaactaaaatgaatttattgaagCTGGACTTGAATAACTTAATGCTCGCCTTATGTTGACATCgatttttctattattaccCCTGGTATGACAATCAAATATGGTggaatgaataattaattatttaaaaaagtacaTGTATTGAAtgatttgtttgaaaaatatacaAGGATAAGGTTACAACTcactcatttaaattttattcataacTTTAAGAGTTATTATAACTTAGGGTA from the Populus nigra chromosome 1, ddPopNigr1.1, whole genome shotgun sequence genome contains:
- the LOC133705836 gene encoding actin-depolymerizing factor 2 produces the protein MANAASGMAVHDDCKLKFLELKAKRTYRFIVYKIEEKQKQVIVEKLGEPAQSYEDFTASLPADECRYAVYDFDFVTEENVQKSRIFFIAWSPDTSRVRSKMIYASSKDRFKRELDGIQVELQATDPTEMGLDVIKSRAS